A segment of the Populus alba chromosome 9, ASM523922v2, whole genome shotgun sequence genome:
ctaaaaaaatattaatttaattttttttaaaaaaaaattaagatgaaatgGCCTTAAAAAAACGCTTCTCCGCTGCAAGTATTTGACCCcaaattttcttattaagtTGGAAATTGCCACTGTGGTGTGCGTACGAGACATGTTAATTCAtcacatattaataattttataacaaattaaaatgaaaccccaattgtttaatttaaaaaaggaaaatacttaataaatagtgtaatgaaaataatattaataaaattaaaaatattaaattatatagtaAAGAACCATTCTAATTACTCATGCTATGCTGCAAGGTGTATAAACTTGTACTTATAacttaattgaaaatcaattagaaataaTATATGATTGTTGAcggttttatttttgtttcttgtatttTAAGAAACAATCTACTAACACTTTACCAATAttgtttaataactaaataaatataaatacaaaaaaaattaaatgaacaaGTTATTTAGTTatgaaaggaaattaaaaaaataaaaaacttttcaaaggTAAAAAATCCTCTAAgatagccaaacccaagatagACAATTTTCACTAGTTTAGAAGACTAAAagaggaatatttttttattacaaatcctTTGTATATACATTACTTTACTTGTCAAGATAAATACTTTGCTTTGTCTTCTATCATAGTAACTTTCCAAAACACTTGACAATCTTCAAACTGTTGTCATCCTAATTGGAACATCCAATTGCTAATAGTTAACACAAAAACTCCTTATAGGAGTCTACAGGCTCTCCGACTCTTCAACAAACAATTCTCATTGAGATTTTTCTTCACACTCTACTCGTGTGTCAAGAATATATGCTATGAAACTTGGTGTAACTCCTTAGCTAGTTGGGCATTTTTGCTCTGCTGCAGGTGTTGCTATATCAAATGCTTCTGATTATCCTTCCATGTATATCTTCAAGCTTTCTAGTCTATTATGTTCTTAGTAGACCACTAACGTGTTTTACAAAAACACTTctctaacaattatttttagataacttatatttatcttattttgatAAAACTTATTTGAACTTTCTATATAATTCATCCAAACAAACTAGATAATTATAGAAATAGTCACATTGTATCTTATAAGATAATCTTAACTAACTATTTATGTAATTTGGATAAACTAACAATCTAAACAAATTCATCTTCATCAACGCAAATAATCCTTTACTAATCAAAGCCAATCATTTTAACATTTACAATCTCCCTCTTTTGACTAATTTGtgacaaaacataataataatgaattagCATGCAAAAAGTTCAGATTGTTCAATCATAAACAAATACTTTATTAAAGTATATTTGTAAGCATAATTGAAACAATTTATATAGCATGAAAGTGTTAATAATTATGCAACAACATCTCAACaatttttaacatgtttcatGCAAACAATTTATGACATATTTAAAGAAAACTTCATGCAGCATGTCGCATCCTAAAAGTTCataatatgttaaaaaactaTCATGCATTAGATGTTGTTATGCAACTACATGTATCAAATTCCAAGTGCATTGAGTATTCAATATAGATGTTTCTatgctacaaaaaaaatatcctagTTATTACAGACCAAAATATTCAATATTCATTACCacttaaaattagtaaaattctagaaaagcaaaacaaattccTAACGGTTAGCTGATTGCTTATTTCCttattctccttcttctttgcATCCTTGTATCCTTATTGGTTTGGCACCAATCATATTCTTTATCTTCACCAACAATACACTAATTCATTCATATGATATCCAAGCCAAGTTGAACAAGTTTGTCATTAACCTGTATAATATCTTGTTGCATATTTATTAGCAACttgtaaaaaaacatcaatctttgTCTCACACTTACTAGTAAAACTACCAAACTTGCTTAATAGTTCTTgtaattattcaattataaGATGGAGTAGGGAGTTCGTTTGAGGAGTTTTGAGTTGAGATTAGGTAAACTCTTTAGGATGTGATCTTTTTTCACTAACCACATCTTCAGATTTGATAACAGTTACAACTGAGATCTTTCTATAAATCTTGACTGTTGGCTCATTGTCATGCAAATATACCTTGGCCATAATTGTTACCCTAGATATCAATCCACCAAAAGGTAGGCTCATTTCCTTCTTAGTTGTAGCATTTTATATAACATCTATAAAATAAGTGGTTAGGTTGATAATTGTAGCAATAACATACATGAACTAAGCTTTCTCAACTATTAGCTTAATATGCTTCTAATAGGCTAGAGGTTTGTTAACATATTTTTTGCTAACACTTGATAAGAAGGTAACATAATGTTCATAGACAACTTATGTGCTTTGACAAACCATTTTGGTCTTTTACAACCAACAAACAAATCACTCATCCGAGGCTTTAAATGGGTTTATATTCCTTTATAGGGTAAGCTAGGATCTATGATTCCAAGTAGTTCATATAACTTCTTAATAACACCAGGAGAAAACTCAAGGGTCTGACCTTTAACAATAGAAGTAATACAATGATAATCAAGATTGAAAGTCTCATAATTGGTATAAAACTTCCTAACCACTTTAATATATGGAGCAAGTGATCCTTTAGTTAGTTTGCCCCATTGTCTTTTCTTAACGATGTcttctataaatataaatatagggTCAGAAAGATCAGTTACTGAAACTTCTCTTTCaccaattatgttatttttggaGAAATTGTTTTTGTAAGCCATCTCTGAACTATTGGAAGTGAAGCGGTCATATTTTCCAGACCGTGCTGTAGATTTAGAGGAACTAGCCACTactttgtctttttcttttgttctttaaaTCTTAAAAGGCTAGTCTAAAGTCTTTTTAAGGGATGAGGTCTCATGTTTTTCCtcattgaaaaatcttaaaacaagGGCTTTAGGTTTCTTCTTTGCTTATACTTTATAACATCCCTTTAACAAAAGAGAGGGTTGTCattttgattgaaaatgaaaagatgtCGGGGTGAGGGGAAACTATAAGGGCTAATCCCTTCTTGGTGGCTAGCATTGATTATAGCTAGAAGGGGTAGTCATGGGTATAAAGGAAGACATTGATATGGTTGTTCAGGTGGATGGTgtgaaaatgaaagatgaagccATAAGGGTCCAAAGGAGTTGAATGGGTCATCGACTGGAGGGAGGGAAAACAATGGGTCAGCTGCTACAATTATGGTGGTCCATCCATTATAGATGTTTGTGATGGTTATTACTACTCCTCTGTTGGTGTTACGGGGAAGGAAAGATAAGGTTCACAAGTTAAAGTTGTTGTTGTGTATGTGTTAGTCGTGACTTGTTGAAGAATGAAGGCTAAGGTAGGTGCTTGTTTGTGGGCAAAAATAAGATAGGGATCAAGGATAAAGAAGCTGTGAACTTGGTGTGTGAGGGAAATATTAGGGTTGAAAATGGTGgcttatttcattattattttttacctcCCCCATCCTTATGTGATATAACCACCTATTTATAGGTGGAAAATGATTTGTAATTTTCCTCCCTATTGTTTGGTTCTAAAAACACTTTGGACTCTCATTTTCTTCCTTTGCATTATATTTCTTATAtctaaatactttttaatttttaatttttcttattttttgtatttttatgttttgaaaaagaCAATGTTAATGTCGacttaatgagaaaaaaatcaatgattttgaaaaatatcactttaaaagttgaacgcgttgaaaataaattttaatttaaattcttttaagaagacatcaaaaagacaaaaaatgttgcaaatacattaagaacatttttttttttgtattttttaaatatttagaaaaaaacaggGGGTCAAAATTTAGGTTATGACAATGGATgttaggtcatttttttttacacaaaacTCATGTAATTAAGAAGTCTTAAAATATGTAAATTCTTGTTTacacacccaaaaaaaaagatgatatttaatGATGAACAAATTTCTTATTTGATTCTTACCTGCAAAACATATATACAAGCAATAGTGAATAAATATAGGTTTTTTGGTTCATATTCTACCCCAAGTTTTTGTTTCCTTAAACTTGtagttttaaagaaagaaagaagaaaaaagaaagaagaaagaggagatCAAGATtaagtgttatttttttcttaatttgtatTCTACTACTTGtacattgctatttattttaaaaataaaaatcttttgttgttaatatattgatttattattcaataaggGTGCCTTCTGATGCTATATTTCAATTTCCCGCAAATTTTTTTGGGTCCGATTCTACTACCTATACTAGATTGTATATAGTTGCTCTCattgtttctattttatttggttaatagAGCTCCATGATTAGATTAGGTTCTTAGAAAACTCATCTTCGATTTTGTTGTatcttaatgtttttatttatttcattggtACGTACGCTTTTATTGCTTGTCTTTTAAAtggttgaatttctttttctaaatatatagaaaaataaaatattagtaataaataaaatcaactagttTGCAACATGAGTTCTTAATGTGTATTTGTTggctttaaatttttatgtaggCTATTGTATATGAGAGGTgttgcctatttttttttttatataaaaaaataggatatagtgatattattattattattattattattattattattattattattatatcaaatttatttagatGACAAATATGGACAAGAGCACTACTAGTTCTCCTGAAAGCTCTTCTGATGAGCATGAGCCACTAGGTGCCGACCGTGACGAGGCACCTGAACCACCCTTTCTTAATGTAGGCTCGTCAAGTGCAAGGGTGGCTCACAAATAGGGTACTATCCCTTATGAATATGATGTATACACTGAGAAGTATATTGTTATGTGGAAGCTCGATCACATCatgttggtttggtttggttttttttcttgcatgataaaaaaataaacaacaattgATAAAGTTTGAatagttaattttaatgaataaatgaAAATTCAAGTTTACAAATGTTGAGGTTACTTGTATGATAAAACCAATGATGAAATAATTGATGGAAGTGCTTTTATTTCAATAGAGTCaggtttttaaatattctaaatGAAAGCCTATAATTCATGTTTGGTTCGAAAAGTTCAAggtttttatatacataaacaattttttaaaaatatttaattctgttagttttttaattttaataaactaattattttatgaaaataacatgtaagaaaaaattttattggGAGCCATCAATCACCGGTAAACCATGCGGTCATACAAAAACAAGTTCAAACTAAGACGACCCAATTTAGGGTTGAGACAGTTGAATTTAAAGGATAAAGTGAATGTCCTCGAGCAACTAGTGACAACTCTTACTAGTATTTGTGCTTCACCTCGTTGTCCTCCTAGTTTTGGTGAAGATCCACCTCTATTTCCTCCTCCAGCTTCTGTCCACTagatagataaattatatttaataatatgtttaaattaataataaaaatttgattttttttttattttacttaagtTTAATTCTAtttgaatttgctttttattctatttttattctgttttatttttttaattgtattatttgttttattttttaaaaataattacatataaTACCAACATAATTACCATGGAATTAGAGTCTCTTAGAGagttctagaaaattaaaaaaaattataagactTGCCACTGTTATATGTAATCTTTGATTGATTAATTTCGTcaataatatgcatataatcACTGATGGATTTACCATTAGTTTATCCCATCAGTAATATGTCATAATCACTGATGGATTTACTAACAAAATTATTGCCagtaaatgtttttgtttgacGTGGTAATTCCATTGATGATTATATTCTTGACAATATGACTAGCATAATAGAAATCACTATTGATATgcttttttacaatattttttcttacgtTATTCTGTTGATAATTGTAATTCTAACATAATcgaacaacaacaaaatatttaattggtgttttgttattttctagCAATGTTACCAGAAATAACAAGTTAAAGTAGCATTCCTCCATTTATTAGAAGTTGTTTTGATCTTGATCCATATATTATACATAAACTAAAAGGAAATGGTTTTTACTATAGaaatgatgaattaaaattttctccatttttttttactataatagGCATTGTAGCGGttacaaatcaataattttcagtggttttgtttttagaaaactaaattttcttatatatatatatatatatatatatatatatatatatactttttatacttgatatttttatcattttatacttGGCttatttatcatcattttttttcttttcttcattttctattatattttttgttagtttttcttctttttttggtaaaaaatattattttttattctttacactTGAAATATTTATCATTCTACATTTGACCTATTTAtaccatttttttattcttgttgtcattcttttttattttatttttaattttttttgtttttgaaaaattattatacaaagacAGAGAAAATAGTGTTTCAATGTAGTAATTGCAACATTGTCCTATTTATTTACAACGTTAAAAATGAGCTTGAGATCATATATGTCTTTACTAACACTTATGATATtcactatattttattatatataagcatTGACTTTTTGATTcacagttatattttttacctgccatcaaaaaacatattaataacacctacacattaatttatttgtgttagaaaaaacaaattcaacctGCAGTTAGGCGAGTCAAATAAATgcgttaacatttttttttttgtatttattggcATAAAtggttcttaatttatttaattgaatgcatgtataattttttttaataataattaggattttagttttaaaaaaaatatttaaaaaacttgcatatttatttattttttccaaaaaaaactatatgaccTACGGCGAAGCACGAGTCAaataatcaatataaataataataataataataataataataataataaaatttgaggTAACCTATGGAATTTGCATGAGTGGGCATGCATTAATTTCAAAtacagatgaaaaaaaaagtggtatTTTCTATACTGATTTAATAACTCTACGTCTCAATGAATTGTAGCTCGACTAACATTAACATTGCCCTGGCTATTAAGAGATTTTgagtttgaaaattttcataataataaaaaatgaataaaggaaccgaggaaaataaaaataataataaaaaaaaaagcttttatctGAGGACAAATATTTCCACCATTTGGCGCAAGAATGAAAATCACATACACATCCACAGTTAAagcaatatttaaatttacaaaTATAGATTGGTATACCCAAATAACCCATTTTGCATATCCATGAAATCTTGATTTCCATCTACCTATGCCCCGAAGTATGAGTATATAATATACAATCATTAACCTTAATCATGGCCTCAACCCTCCCTAATTACCTATTTATAAGAACACTTGGCTAGTTGTTCTCTGTAACTAAAACCTAGCGATACTGAGTTTTCTTCTTGGTTTACAGCAACCATCATGCTTAGCTTTTTTCAGCCTCGATCTCTTTCTATTGGCCAGGGTACATTAGAAAGGAGAGAGCTATTATTTGCTCATGTTACCTGAGATGTTCTTGAGAAGCACAACTATGAATTCTGAAGTTAAGTACAATATAGTAAGTAGTAAATTGATCATCAGGCCACAAAATCTGGCAATAATTGTGCAGGAAACCTCTTTCTGTTTTGGATGTCAATGCTCTCAAAACCAGTGCTGGAGTGAGAATTTTGTGAGGTGTTAATCCCAGAAAAGTCAGGTTCCGTACCGCTTCCAATTTCTAGTCTTCTTCCTCCGAGCTGATTAATGTTCTGGTTCGAGAGGTAGTTTTGTTGAGTTCCTGAAAGAGAAAGGTTCTCGCAATGCGGCAGACCAAGAGTAAGGGAAACACTGTTTCCACTAAATCTTGGTGTCATCTGCTCAAGGTTAAACCTCCCAAGATCTCCCATTGGATATGCTCCAAATCCACCACTGCTAGTTATTAAAGGATAGCCATCCTTGATTAACCTTTCACCACCAAAATTCGCACTGATTTCCCTACTTGTCTCACCTTGCTTCACGTCCATGTCCATGGAGAGGATACTGCTTGGAGAATTCTGCATGTCACTACTCGGTTTCTTTGAGCTTCTATGAGAAATGCCTTCCATTTCATCTGGTCCAATAAGGGTGAAACCAGCTTGCTGGTGAAGGGGTGCTCCCATGGGAGACATTGAGATTGCGGGATATGAAAACCTTGGAGGAGAAGCGTTCTGGTTCCTGGGTTTTTCGGCTTGTTTCGAGTGAAGTACTCCCTTAAGTTGATCCATCTGAAGTGTACTGCTCTCTCCTGGTGCGCTAGAATGAGACCTCGACTCCTTgttctcatttttatttgcGTTCTCCTCAGAACCAGTTTTCTCTTGCTCCTTGATTTCCTCAACGTACATTTCCTCAACCATTGGCTTCCACAGCCGAACCCGAGCATTTATAAACCAATTAGACACCTACATATGATCAAATCATTAATGTGATGGAGATTAGATAATTCATAGCGGTAGAAGGAAATTACATTctctataatttattaaattcggATTACAAAGGAGAAGTTCGAATCTAAAACCTCCGAGAGCGAGAGAGAATGAGTATCAGTACTTGGGCTACAAGCTGATTGGCTactctataatttattttccagaGACATATATATTGGGAATGAAGAGGATTAGGGTTCATACCTGGCTCCTAGTAAGCCCTGTTTGTTTTGCAAGCATGTGCTTATCAGAGTCTTTGGGATATCTGCGTTCAACCAGAAGCAAAAAATTTGTCACAAAATTATTCAAACTCAAAAGTAGCCAATGCATGCATATATGCACGATACCATATACTTGTAAGATCATATATATACCCAAAACTATTATTGAAACCTCGTCTTAAAGGTAGGAGAAGTTTCaaaaatggtttttattatGTTCATGTTTTAGACTACTGAGACTTCCAGAAACTTACGGGTGAAGGAAGTGCTCAAAGAGCCAGGCGCGAAGAACGGAAACAGCACGTTCCGGCAATCCTCTCTGGGGTCTCCAAGCATTATGTTGGACCATTCCCAATTGTTGTAGTGCTCGCTGTTGTCGAAGCTGATGATCCACGTACCTTAGTCTTGAACCTTCAACCTTCGCTCCTATGCAATCCTCTTCACCCAAACTCTTGCTTGCGGCTCTGATTTGCGAAGAAATTGTGTCTTTAAGACTCCTGAATTGCTTTGAGATAGTCTGTAATGCTAGGGCAGTGTATGATTTCGCCGCACCAAATCCTGATGCTTGCTCGAAGGAGGAAACGACTACTTGCATTTGGTGGTGGTATTGCCTGTATCTTTGTTCCACCTTTGAAAGTTTCCAAAGCAAGAAAACAGATTTTAAGTACTATACGTAGGACCACATTAGACTTGAGGACTTTATAGTATGTTTCAAGTTGCCTTTCGTTAGTTCATGACAAccacacaaaaaagaagaaaaagaaaaaggaagaatcaagaaaaacaGCTGGGGTAATTGATATAACCAGAGATACCATGGTTTGTCTGAAATGAAATCGACTTTGCTAATGGACCCTAGCTCTTTACTGGGACCTAACTTAACAGCCATAAAAGACGAACATATATAGTTTGtacattaatgaaaataaactcTCTCTTGCTCTACAAATTTCCATCATGTTCTAAGCTATAAgtcatctcttcttcttcttcttcttcttcttcttcaagatttAATTGTTGATGTCCATGAAACCACCAAGATGAACCCAAATGCAACCCGTTGATTACTAGATAAAATCTAATCTTTGTTTACAAGTTGAAGAACAAGGAGCCATAACAGGAATAAGCATCCAATTTAAAATTTCACAAGCAAAGAAACTACAGATATATAGTAATAGCAAGGCCTAATTATGATTGTGTATAGATTTAGTGGCAACAAGATTTTCTAGTGATGAATTCATCTTTAGAAGGTACAAAAATCAATTGACAAAGACCTTACTCTAGTTCTAACCGAACTTTCAATTTCCACTATTGAAATGGCACACGTGAAATTACATGGAGCATATGAAAGGTAAGTTTTTAGTAATTTACATCttcaaagatgaaaaatctAAAGCAGCCATCAAAGAAAAGCAGTCAGAGATATATCCATGTGCAACTTGTTTTATAAACACATATATGTACGTACCTCGTCGAGCATGTTTACAAGCTTTCCCTTCTTCATTTGCAGCTCCTGCCTATGGGCTGTCGTCAGCTCAGCTCCACGATTAGCAGCATAAGCTTCACCACCACTAGATCCATCCCCAGTTATGGATTCTTTagtcatcttcatcttctcttTAGAACTCCCTTCTATCAAGCCACTCTTTATTAGGTCTTTCCCAACATTAACAGCTTCATCAAGCAACTCCTGTGTAGCTCTCAGGTACTTGGATCCCAAAACCATGTTTTGCAAACCGGAAACCCCATTCGACACTGCCGAAACAGAAGACGGAGAGTTCCCAGAAACTCTGATTTCATCACCAGAAGACACAACCGAAACACGAGGATGCAATGCTTGAATCTCATGATGTTTATTGCTTATAGCCCTATTATACGGTGTCGGTGGTGTCGGTGCTTGCTGAGACGAAAGACTTAGAGATAACCCTTGCCTTCCAGGAGACACCGCCACTGGCCTCCGAAAACCCACCTGCGACGACACGACATCATTGGCCGCACTAGACTCACAGGCTGTTGCGACCGAATTCTGATCTATCGAACCCCAAATGTTATAGTGAAGATGACTAGGGACAACCCCATGTAGGGACGGACGGCTGTGACTGTCTGGAGTAAGAGAAGCGATATTGGAGGAGGGAGCAGCAAGTGGGATGCCGACAAAGTGGTGGTTCTGCGGGGGGCCATGAGGAAGGTTTCCGGTGTGAAGGCCATTATTGGAAGCGGCAGTACTACTACTGGGGTTAAAGAAGATCATGTTAGGGGGCTGTTGTTGGTGCTGCTGTTGAGTCGAGTCAGAGTAAGAAGAGAGGTAGTTAGGGTTCATAAGATATAGTGTCTGGATCCCATCAGATGGTGCAGCTGCTGCTTGGATTTCTGAGCTTCCATGAAAGTACGTTGCCATTTAATATGATTCACAAAAGGCAAAATCAATAACCCTTTGAGCCTCACTCCTATATATGCAAAAAACTTTTATGTATCCAAGCTTGAAGCACTGAACAAATTAAGGATCAGCCCATTTTGATGATCGATTCAGAGGAATTGGATCCTGACTTGAGTCTGGCGAAATTCTGGACAAAGAAACAAGAGCAAAAGAGACTGATTATGAATCTAtctgtgtgtgtctatatatatatatatatatatatatatatatatataaacatgataaaacaaagaatccaaaacaagtatgtgtgtgtgtgtgtatagtcTACAGCACAAATCACCTACTAGGTAGCTAGAAACTTAAAATCTGatcagaagaagaaaaggaagaaggtgTAGAATATGAGCTGAAGATGTTTATATATAGCTCGCTAGAGAGGGAGTGGataggagagaaagaaaaggagagagagaaattagTTAAGAACAGGACACAAACCCCATCAAAGATCTTCATCCAGAGACCGCAGATTAAtgtataaataaagaaaaacaagaaattgtgaaaaatggAAAGGAACCCATCAAAGAAGTTGCAGAGACAGGTTCAGCAATCAGTACCCTTCAATTATGATTAAAGCAAGCAATTGCACacgaaggaaggaaggaagcagTAATTGtgctttttcattaaaaaaaaaaaaacaaaagaaaaagaaaaaaacagaaaaagcaGTAGTAGAGCTACCTATTTCTATCAATCTATACAAGGACATGAGTTAAATATTTATGTATCCAACAACAACTGTTTACCAAGACAGCAAGAAAGCTCTTTAGAGTTTAGACTACTCGGGTAGGGGTCTGATGATCTTGTCAGAGAGAGACCCTTTTTTATTTCCCCTGCCGTTCTCCAAGtaaaaatgataatgataaataCAAGAGAAAGATAGAGGCTTTAAAAAGTCTCACAAGAAAGATACCCTACTTTAATTTTTCACTCAACTGTACTTACATTTATGGTCTTTCTTTTACATTCTCTCAATTATTTTCTGACATTAACAATACTAAATTCCGAGCTCACAAAAGAGGCTGAGATCGAAAGGGAAATTTAGGAATTAagggattaaaataaaaggatttcaGAGAAACTCTATACATTGTAGAGATTCTCACGAAATGAGAGAAGGTTTgaacaaaatactaaataataaatttagtaatGTTTTTCAATGCAAGTGAGTGTATACTATATTCAATGTTAAGCAAGATCAGCACTCTAAATCATAACGAAGGGTcggtgtttatatatatatattgttcttaattattaattagtaaGCTTATTATCACCATACCTAGCTCTCTTCGGTATTTTGAGCTTGGCAACTTGGgtggatgaaaaaaaagaagaaaaattccaGTGACTTGACCCTGCTTTTCAAATCATTTGATGCAGGCACGTTTGACAGggaactataaaataaatacgaCAGATCTGTCcaggcagagagagagagagagagagagagagagatagggtTTGATCTGTAAGGAAATTAAGTGGGA
Coding sequences within it:
- the LOC118053834 gene encoding BEL1-like homeodomain protein 1; this encodes MATYFHGSSEIQAAAAPSDGIQTLYLMNPNYLSSYSDSTQQQHQQQPPNMIFFNPSSSTAASNNGLHTGNLPHGPPQNHHFVGIPLAAPSSNIASLTPDSHSRPSLHGVVPSHLHYNIWGSIDQNSVATACESSAANDVVSSQVGFRRPVAVSPGRQGLSLSLSSQQAPTPPTPYNRAISNKHHEIQALHPRVSVVSSGDEIRVSGNSPSSVSAVSNGVSGLQNMVLGSKYLRATQELLDEAVNVGKDLIKSGLIEGSSKEKMKMTKESITGDGSSGGEAYAANRGAELTTAHRQELQMKKGKLVNMLDEVEQRYRQYHHQMQVVVSSFEQASGFGAAKSYTALALQTISKQFRSLKDTISSQIRAASKSLGEEDCIGAKVEGSRLRYVDHQLRQQRALQQLGMVQHNAWRPQRGLPERAVSVLRAWLFEHFLHPYPKDSDKHMLAKQTGLTRSQVSNWFINARVRLWKPMVEEMYVEEIKEQEKTGSEENANKNENKESRSHSSAPGESSTLQMDQLKGVLHSKQAEKPRNQNASPPRFSYPAISMSPMGAPLHQQAGFTLIGPDEMEGISHRSSKKPSSDMQNSPSSILSMDMDVKQGETSREISANFGGERLIKDGYPLITSSGGFGAYPMGDLGRFNLEQMTPRFSGNSVSLTLGLPHCENLSLSGTQQNYLSNQNINQLGGRRLEIGSGTEPDFSGINTSQNSHSSTGFESIDIQNRKRFPAQLLPDFVA